The sequence aaaaatacattgtaagttccacgggccagggacctcagcctgaaaaatgtgtctgtaaagcgctgtgtacaactagcagcgctatacatgaacatgctcatattataattattattattattattattgttacatagtttcgacagtcatacgttccattacacaatagaattcacaaatgtgttagcagagtgggaatggttgttatatataaaacacaccatgccataaaatgatagtagtcattaaagaacactcaataaaaattcatgaggcactattttgcaacatcattatgttaattaagtgcttatgcaatataggcataagggtatcacatttttaattgtttgttaataagcgctgcaagcaatataaaattagttccatatgtagtatagtagtcggtggctcctcctcacaatcatctcatataaaggtagactcttctgaaatcatacattgatccgattgtatcttccccgacatctctgaaatacagcaaacacatgagggtcaaatatggcaccttactatatatgtatccgtgacaacgcattacacagctctatatgattgtgtacatacacacgtcactcacttatatgttagaactacaagtgtacatcagtatgtaatgtttctttaaatttgtagcaggcataactatgtatatgatgtgaacgttgcctgtatactgaaaaatgtgcgcgcacatcttagtgtgcgcacgcacttcacgcttggctccactaactgttagcgcatgcgcaaaacaaagcgtacgttgtgcgttcaatacatcttgaaaataccattaaacataaaatctttatttcaaatacaatgaatacgaaactacattcgttctaaacgagtacatctgtattctttttaaacagacgtgtttggacagaaaggacggccgataacacaatgcgcaaatgcaatacgtgtgacgtcatgttaaaccagcgtgaaacgcacgctaacactcctcccactcaattaacattcggctaacgcccagtttacggctacaaacactgagccgcacacatgacacactgcagttaccgttactataacaaaacatgacagccaataggctttgaggcgcgcacgtcgcttgggggcgggacttacatccgtaatcctttttaaggacgccttgggccatgacaagggtcccacgtcatacgtggtggacccgcttttaaatgttgtagatgtagcatgataacaaaacaggtatgtgttagagttatggtaaaatgttgctaatatgtttaaagtgataggaaagtacgtatatttattccgtcagcaatgtgtactactctttcaggttctactatattgtattcggaaacaatttgtttgtgatcgctacatgttatgcagtctgctatgttacgctgtatccacgcattgaaagggaaaatggtggttagaaaaaaaaaaaatatttaaacgcagagtcaactcataacggttgttatatttaccattcttctagaattaactcttcgtctggctgcaactggtcgctccagaaatgcaaggctttttcatccacgcttgacccacccgctgaatccagtatgacacacatctcctccatgaagcgctcataggaatcgccactgctttcttcaaacaattggtcgggaggtatgttcatttcttcgggtacccattccaatgcattttcagctgaaaggcttggtacataatcatagtagttatgttcttgtacaatgtgggtttcaggaatggagggtgcagatattgcagcaggtatcgattcacacggaacagtagtagcggatccattgctattggcattaggaataaatatgcctttaaccacaatatatgtgccttctttcacggtgaaatgtttttctttggcaatcttccagaaaccatagttgtgttctagcttatcctgcacacgttcaaaaaagtcattagttgataaagtgaatgttattgaggaattaaaattgcgcgcatgccgacggttttggtaataaggatattttgctcgaatcaaatcatagatttggcgtgtgcttgcttggtgtccgcaagttgataaaatagcttctgaaatcatgtatttataacctaaattcggattcataattgtcaccaattcatcagccattgcagagtagcacaaaagatgtgtgcaggtatctgttctttgctcatcaaaatgaaactgctcaatggctaacaaattgctgtgtttccttttcaaggtcaacaaaagtataaactgtaactccttatttcaaacgccaattggatttctagttataattgcttgaacatttgtggtttgtgatagccgcatgtgggacaaacatgtatcctttttttatctcgtttctgaaaacattactacacttttcattcagtaacattgagttttcttgcaaaataacaaagagcactgtgtgaaaatagtgcttagacagccatatcagtaaatacacacacctgcaaaatgaaatgttttgttcccacatacatttctgtgtgtatttgaaagtctggttaagtccctgtctgcatgagtttaaatacgtgtgtatctatatatatataaatatatctctctcataaatatatatatatataaagtgtatattgtactatatgtatattgtgtgtatgtgtatgtgtatgtgtatgtgtatatgtgtatatatatatatatatatatatatatatatatatatattatatatatatataaaaaatttaaaaaaatttttttttatatatatatattatatatatatataaaaaaaatgttttttttttttttttttttaaatattgctggagtacacacaacatattgatggcagtaagtaggccttgtatgaaacctatttaaatggtgataaacatgagtgaattaagtaataaacatttgtttgcacccaataatgttagaggctcacacttagtatagttgtcaaacattaggcctgtattattaaaatagtgtgttttcacaaggaagcatgaagtgtatgttttttgtaaatacatctataccagtttagatagtactatatatacacacacacacacacacacacacacacacacacacacacacacacacacacacacacacacacacacacacacacacacacacacacacacacacacacacacacacacacacacacacacacacacacacacacacacacacacactgtgtgtgtgtgtgtgtgtgtgtgtgcatatatcaatacatactacatatatattagtatcaattcagagatgttcttgaaacaagaacacataaatgattaaaggacaacattacaatggccaccaaaggtaagtaatatttaacacaaaatcctgctgtacacgtacaagaaagatgtttgcagttaaataggtgcttttataattgcatgaaaataatatgcacatgcaatgattacatcaattaacacacccaaatgcaatgttttgctgcaaagtcaatgtcagcttctctaaacttagcaactggctcctggtgaaccattactgaacagacgattaaaacataaatatttataacactattcattaattaggagtgttaacatttccaaaacttcacgtgtacaaaaacatacttgaaagtttggaaacaacacagtcttcagcatacatacaatagtaattagataatctgaagtcaacaaaacaaggccaaagacatattttctgaattataacatttattttttttgttccttttgcgagcgagtaacaggcctgcttgttgtctcttgagttttcctttttcttttgccaccaactttaggcacaacagagccactttgagtggcctctggcacttcacgggcagggcttgtggccagtgactcacctacagggcttttgggcagtgactgttcacctacggggcttgtggccagtgactcacctacagggcttttgggcagtgattcacctacagggcttttgggcagtgattcacctacagggcttttgggcagcgattcacctacagggcttttgggcagcgattcacctacagggcttttgggcagtgactcacctacagggcttttgggtagtgactgttcacggacagggcttgtgcccactgacacatgtgagcaagttggtagacactgcacaagtgatggttggtctgtttcatgtgtgtcttgttttgtttttgtcgcctcctttgtaggtgtctgctgctgaatttgtacagatggcagcggtaggatgtcatcaggaacctgcacagcaatgtatgctacttgaccggtaacatttgggcctggtgaatgaatatcagatgaatgtggtgaaaactgacctgcatgaacagatcctggctgtgaggtgttgaattgtggtacattagtcattctccagtaattagcttgtgtttgctgaacaactaatgcttcgaatgaggtgttgattttttgcaactgtttaggcacttcaatgaagactctgtggagatgtgccaattgtgaaactgtttcttcctgcagtgcaatcatcctttccagcactgtcatcaggtcagaatggcgacgattttctgcttccacaatttttccctcagaagctacaattgcatcatatgtggtatttgctggacgttttggcggtaaaacagtttcaattggaacctcttcatggtcacttgcttgtatttgtgtgtctatggcggcggcggcggcatcatcatcatcatcatcatcaaaatcctcttcatcatgttctacaaataaatgtacacattattaaatggcatgttaatctctgctgtgttactatgtaattgtactgtgtcataagtaacaactaacatgtttccatacgttttataacctcacattaaaaactaccttgacttaagaataatgtttggactcagtatgaaatatgagtgaatgaaaacttgctgtaaactcacaactcctacatgatagttaacatcactaacacaatacaagttggcttacacttcattttcactgacactaagtaatcctatttaaagaagatgtgcaaaacaaataatgaacatgacaacataacatatagaagagcacatattatatggccaccaactgatacactcaccttctaggtgtgttgagctggctgacccaggtgaagacacttgttcagtctcaggtgacacatgtccttcaggggcaactatatataacaataacataagttttacatttacatgtgtaaatattgaacaaacagttattgtatgttctgtatttatgagtacctaacagcatcatttccttaacccaaaatgtgtgtgaaagtgaacataaatagttgtaataacaatgtacatgcctgtgtacttagaacttttaagttccctaacataaaacatactatgttcctgcagtaatgcgtgaggataaatagattaaatttgaacataaaaatcatatgttgtgtagtgatatcagtatcataatgtacataactatcatgagatgaccattcacaatggttatcatgaaggtggtcatattgcacaaagtgttgtttttggtagaggatatgtgtggtacattaatataagatgtggcacacatgaatgtggctgtgactaaacaagacaacacatgcagtgtgtgataatgtgttgttgatagtagtagttcaactatagatatgagtgaactaatgtgtgacgtacggtttgataagtaatgagttgttggggcatttagtagctaaagtgaagctttcaaatgagtgtgattaacttcagttgtgctagtcaggttgtaagaacggtattcccttccccaaaaagcctaatcagccacacctttcaatgacttgaaacaggtgcaaatggtgtgaactaagttgaccctaaaatgaggctgtaattagtgtgtgtgctgaaccccaccccctctgttgaagtgtatgctgtgatgagatattaattgcagctgctttaacacaatggtagatgagctaaatagtcgtgtgcagttttaaagttatgaaaacaatgacataaaatatgatacgtgtgcctcattatgctgtctgtatatgagttaaagtaaaaatggaccttttcataaacaactatagatgtgttagtgcaagtgatgtttgtaggccgttgcatgcaatatatttgatgcatgcttaaaataggcagtaatgtcatgtttgtcggagtaaaataaataaaatacacaataatattctacatatttctgttctgtacctgtagctagtaataatttctcattaacatgtgttacacatgtgtactaccctgttgttccccatcttcgcccaccatcaattgcttccactgcagcaatgcattttgggaattcacatgtaaatgagcacgcaatggcacgtgctatattagtaactgcttttagtaggagtacaacatatatgtctattttgagatatatatatatacagaatcagacatatacatatatagatgcaggtatgcttatattgtgaagacagtataaaaagcagtgtaactatgcaaaataactgtaagcaacgacacgcctagtacagtaatatttctcacctggtggaaattgtgaggggtaaattcctatatcacggtcaccaggtaagccttccacgacgacgggaagtaattttgcccgaagcagctcctccaatggacttaatatgagacgttgtggtgtgggcccacctccagtgccagtagcatgcacgcgttggtgttgtattttctttttcaatttggacctaatatcatcaaatctcttgtgacaactccgcttgtccctcacatgattcccacacgcattgacaccaatgactattgtgtcacacatctcttttctgcttgctgaacttgtccgcccttgaaaaacatataaaatatatgaggtaaattaataataatataagcaccagtttcctacactgctagcgtttccaagagatagcaaacatgctgttttatgtgtaatatgtgaagcacatgagcattcactactaaacctatacatgtaagcaagcttgcattcatattgtatgcagttatggcaaattgaccgcctgtgtttagttgtccttgtaaggcatgataaaaagctgtgtttccagactaattaacatagaaagatattgtgaacccatatttgcatatgaacaaaactcagatgacctagga comes from Ascaphus truei isolate aAscTru1 chromosome 4, aAscTru1.hap1, whole genome shotgun sequence and encodes:
- the LOC142492268 gene encoding uncharacterized protein LOC142492268; the encoded protein is MTDHMLMKIQHQRVHATGTGGGPTPQRLILSPLEELLRAKLLPVVVEGLPGDRDIGIYPSQFPPVAPEGHVSPETEQVSSPGSASSTHLEEHDEEDFDDDDDDDAAAAAIDTQIQASDHEEVPIETVLPPKRPANTTYDAIVASEGKIVEAENRRHSDLMTVLERMIALQEETVSQLAHLHRVFIEVPKQLQKINTSFEALVVQQTQANYWRMTNVPQFNTSQPGSVHAGQFSPHSSDIHSPGPNVTGQVAYIAVQVPDDILPLPSVQIQQQTPTKEATKTKQDTHETDQPSLVQCLPTCSHVSVGTSPVREQSLPKSPVGESLPKSPVGESLPKSPVGESLPKSPVGESLPKSPVGESLPKSPVGESLATSPVGEQSLPKSPVGESLATSPAREVPEATQSGSVVPKVGGKRKRKTQETTSRPVTRSQKEQKK